Part of the Sodalinema gerasimenkoae IPPAS B-353 genome is shown below.
CTTAACCAACCTTTACTGGGTCATCTGAAAAAATCCGATGCCCCCCCTCTGCGTCACCTCCGTGAATACAAACCGCAGAGTGTGAGTGACTATGAACTAGGGCAAACCCTCACCGTAGAGCTGTTCAGCGATGGTCAACTCATCGACGTGAGCGGCAACAGCATCGGTCGAGGTTTTGCTGGATATCAAAAGCGCCACAACTTCAAACGTGGGCCCATGTCTCACGGGTCGAAAAACCACCGCTTGCCCGGTTCAACCGGCGCCGGAACCACCCCCGGTCGGGTCTATCCCGGCAAACGGATGGCCGGTCGTAAAGGCGGCAGTCGCGTCACCGTGCGTAAACTCACCGTCGTCAAAACTGACCTCGAAAACAACTTAATCCTCGTCAAAGGCGCCGTCCCCGGCAAACCTGGCACAGTATTGAGCCTCAGCCCTGCCAACATCGTTGGCGAATCGTAAACGTCCCATCCTGGAACAAAACACAGACAAATTGAGCCTCAGCCCTGCCAACATCGTTGGCGAATCGTAAACGTCCCATCCTGGAACAAAACACAGACAATCAACATGGTTAATTGTGTCGTTCGCAACTGGCAAGGTGAAGAAGTGGGACAAGCTTCCCTTGACCTCAAACAACATGGTTAATTGTGTCGTTCGCAACTGGCAAGGTGAAGAAGTGGGACAAGCTTCCCTTGACCTCAAAGTTGCCAAAGAAGAAACCGCAGCCCACATCGTCCATCGCGCCCTCGTGCGTCAGATGGCGAATGCCCGCCAGGGCACTGCCTCCACCAAAACCCGCGCTGAAGTACGTGGCGGTGGCCGCAAACCTTGGCGACAAAAAGGAACAGGTCGCGCTCGCGCCGGTTCCATCCGTTCTCCCCTCTGGAGAGGGGGTGGTGTCATTTTTGGTCCCAAACCTCGGGATTACAACCTGAAAATGAACCGCAAAGAACGGCGGCTGGCCTTGAGGACTGCCTTCCAAAGTCGCTCAGAAGACCTAATTGTGGTCGAAGAGTTCGCCGAGGAATTTCCCCGTCCTAAAACCCAAGACCTGGCCGCAGCCCTCCTACGTTGGGGAGTTCAGTCCGAGCAAAGAGCACTGCTTATCTTGCCGGAACTGCCTGACAACATTTATCTGTCAGCCCGTAACCTAGAGCGGTTAAAAGTCATCACCGCAACCAATCTCAACGTTTACGACCTCTTGCACGCCGACTACATCATTACCACGGCGGCGGGGTTAGCCAAGATTCACGAGGTTTACAATGACTAAACCCATTGACCCCCGTACCCTGTCCGACCTGATTAAACGTCCCATCATCACCGAGAAAGCCACGTTGTTGATGGAGAGCAATCAATATGTTTTCGACGTGTCGCCCAAAGCGACCAAGCCGGAAATCAAGGCTGCCGTCGAACAAGTCTTTGATGTCAAGGTCATTTCCGTCAACACCAGCA
Proteins encoded:
- the rplC gene encoding 50S ribosomal protein L3, translated to MSVGILGKKVGMTQIFSEDGKAIPVTVVEAGPCKITQIKTKETDGYEAVQIGYEEVKPKNLNQPLLGHLKKSDAPPLRHLREYKPQSVSDYELGQTLTVELFSDGQLIDVSGNSIGRGFAGYQKRHNFKRGPMSHGSKNHRLPGSTGAGTTPGRVYPGKRMAGRKGGSRVTVRKLTVVKTDLENNLILVKGAVPGKPGTVLSLSPANIVGES
- the rplD gene encoding 50S ribosomal protein L4, which translates into the protein MVNCVVRNWQGEEVGQASLDLKVAKEETAAHIVHRALVRQMANARQGTASTKTRAEVRGGGRKPWRQKGTGRARAGSIRSPLWRGGGVIFGPKPRDYNLKMNRKERRLALRTAFQSRSEDLIVVEEFAEEFPRPKTQDLAAALLRWGVQSEQRALLILPELPDNIYLSARNLERLKVITATNLNVYDLLHADYIITTAAGLAKIHEVYND
- a CDS encoding 50S ribosomal protein L23; this translates as MTKPIDPRTLSDLIKRPIITEKATLLMESNQYVFDVSPKATKPEIKAAVEQVFDVKVISVNTSTPPRKKKRVGRFIGYKSQYKRAIVRLAEGDTIPLFPDV